A region from the Mya arenaria isolate MELC-2E11 chromosome 2, ASM2691426v1 genome encodes:
- the LOC128219796 gene encoding uncharacterized protein LOC128219796 — translation MVDKIAVLGVVVATSAVAFPYLTALLINLSNGWPQVKHKYRRAFNPKKVYALNFAVIQKLVIMVRYASLYFHWKIYYKSATTNEIMKDRLFGRNGQRLDLYFPHQVGAGDSGPRPVVVFMYGGAWGSGGKKMYGLLCSQIANKLGVVVCCPDHSTYPKGYVDDMVQDVIDTLMWLHQNVEHYNGDKSQIMLVGHSSGAHLCALSLFELLQNQSTNQASSQPATPPVIQFSDQHFNGNSDNEDKHSSASSGSFLVLGSHSSSSVNDNGQNGQSRSTSLSTSPVLTASKFEILETQKSETEMSEVSMLESELLELTQSTAGTLRYRRTSPEGRESPESSAYSEPLLSEEVTVTGEVTVSEESDDDSVVTVTLVEGGETEPALRELAKAVKGFVGIAGVYHIGDHFQHESSRGVEDVSTMTRAMRGNANFDRYSPTCIARQHQPTLKYPKTILLHGTDDYVVPITSTTKFDTELKRLGVDCMVRIIPSCDHYEIAMDLMKPNRKFYTPVMTILEETAKDVFS, via the exons ATGGTTGACAAGATAGCTGTGTTAGGGGTGGTAGTGGCAACTTCAGCCGTAGCATTTCCATACTTGACTGCACTTCTTATCAACTTGTCCAATGGCTGGCCCCAAGTCAAACACAAGTATCGAAGGGCTTTCAATCCAAAGAAGGTTTACGCTCTAAACTTTGCTGTGATCCAGAAACTTGTTATAATGGTTCGATATGCCTCCTTATACTTTCACTGGAAGATATATTACAAGTCGGCAACCACTAATGAAATAATGAAG GACAGACTGTTTGGAAGAAATGGACAGAGGCTGGACCTTTACTTCCCACACCAGGTTGGAGCTGGGGATTCCGGGCCACGGCCAGTAGTTGTGTTCATGTACGGTGGAGCATGGGGGTCAGGTGGCAAGAAGATGTATGGTCTCCTGTGTTCACAGATCGCAAACAAGCTGGGTGTTGTAGTATGCTGTCCTGACCATTCAACATACCCTAAG GGTTATGTAGATGACATGGTACAGGATGTTATAGACACACTGATGTGGCTTCACCAGAATGTGGAACACTACAATGGAGACAAG TCACAGATAATGCTGGTTGGCCATTCATCAGGAGCCCATCTATGTGCGCTGTCCTTGTTTGAGTTGCTTCAAAACCAGTCAACCAATCAGGCCTCAAGTCAACCTGCCACGCCCCCTGTGATTCAGTTCAGTGATCAACACTTCAACGGCAATTCTGACAATGAGGATAAGCACAGTTCAGCATCTTCAGGGTCATTTCTAGTCTTGGGAAGTCATAGTAGCAGTAGTGTAAATGATAATGGACAAAATGGACAGAGTCGAAGCACCAGTTTAAGTACGAGCCCAGTATTAACGGCAAGCAAGTTTGAGATTCTTGAGACCCAGAAATCAGAGACGGAGATGTCAGAGGTCTCGATGTTGGAGTCAGAGCTGCTTGAGTTGACACAGTCTACAGCAGGTACTCTCAGATACAGGAGAACAAGTCCAGAGGGTAGGGAGAGTCCAGAGAGCTCTGCATACAGTGAACCCCTACTGTCAG AGGAAGTAACAGTGACAGGGGAAGTAACTGTGAGTGAGGAGTCGGATGATGACTCTGTGGTGACTGTGACCCTGGTAGAGGGAGGGGAAACTGAACCCGCACTCAGAGAACTGGCAAAGGCTGTTAAAGGATTTGTTG GTATAGCAGGGGTATACCATATAGGGGACCACTTCCAGCATGAGAGTAGTCGAGGTGTGGAAGACGTGTCCACAATGACTCGTGCAATGAGGGGTAATGCCAACTTTGACAGGTACTCGCCCACGTGCATCGCTCGACAACACCAACCAACGCTCAA GTATCCAAAGACCATTCTTCTGCATGGCACAGATGACTATGTGGTTCCGATAACCTCGACAACAAAATTCGACACGGAACTCAAGCGCCTTGGTGTTGATTGTATGGTTCGAATTATCCCTAGCTGTGATCATTACGAAATAGCCATGGACCTGATGAAACCAAATAGGAAGTTTTATACTCCTGTGATGACAATTCTTGAAGAGACGGCTAAAGACGTGTTCAGTTGA